The following coding sequences lie in one Oncorhynchus nerka isolate Pitt River linkage group LG14, Oner_Uvic_2.0, whole genome shotgun sequence genomic window:
- the LOC115141062 gene encoding cathepsin S-like — translation MMLWSLLLAVLCGTAVALLDPMLEQHWQMWKKTHDKNYQTEVEELGRREVWERNLQLISLHNLEASMDLHTYDLGMNHMGDMTQEEIVQSFASLLVPADLKREPSAFVGFSGAPIPDTIDWREKGYVTGVKMQGSCGSCWAFSSVGALEGQLMKTTGELIDLSPQNLLDCSTKYGNQGCHGGFMTKAFQYVIDNQGIASDQSYPYKGVQQQCGYNPSQSAANCSRYSFLPEGDEGVLKEALAIIGPISVGVDSTRPNFAFYRRGVYNDPTCTNKTNHAVLAVGYGTLGGQDYWLVKNSWGLSWGDQGYIRMSRNKDNQCGIALYGCYPVM, via the exons ATGATGTTGTGGAGCCTGCTGCTCGCTGTGCTATGTGGCACAGCAGTTGCCCTGTTGGACCCGATGCTGGAACAGCACTGGCAGATGTGGAAGAAGACACATGACAAGAACTACCAGACTGAG GTTGAGGAGCTGGGCCGAAGGGAGGTCTGGGAGAGGAATCTTCAGCTGATCAGCCTCCACAACCTTGAGGCATCCATGGACCTGCACACCTATGACCTGGGCATGAATCACATGGGGGACATG ACCCAGGAGGAGATTGTCCAGTCTTTTGCCTCATTGCTTGTTCCTGCTGACCTCAAGAGGGAGCCCTCTGCATTTGTAGGATTCTCCGGTGCCCCCATACCTGATACCATTGACTGGAGAGAGAAGGGCTATGTCACTGGAGTCAAAATGCAG GGCTCCTGTGGCTCCTGCTGGGCATTCAGCTCTGTCGGGGCCCTGGAGGGCCAGCTGATGAAGACCACAGGTGAACTGATAGATCTCAGCCCCCAGAACCTGTTGGACTGCTCCACCAAATACGGCAATCAGGGCTGCCACGGTGGCTTCATGACCAAGGCCTTCCAGTATGTCATCGACAACCAGGGCATTGCCTCTGACCAATCCTACCCTTACAAGGGAGTG CAACAACAGTGTGGCTACAACCCTTCTCAGAGTGCTGCAAACTGTTCCAGATACAGCTTTCTGCCTGAGGGGGATGAGGGGGTTCTGAAAGAAGCACTGGCCATCATCGGACCTATCTCTGTCGGCGTTGATTCCACCCGACCTAATTTTGCCTTCTACCGCAGAG GAGTTTACAATGATCCAACTTGCACAAACAAGACAAACCATGCTGTCCTTGCTGTGGGATACGGTACCCTGGGCGGGCAAGATTACTGGCTGGTGAAGAACAG CTGGGGCTTATCGTGGGGAGACCAGGGATATATACGGATGTCACGCAACAAGGACAACCAGTGTGGCATTGCCTTGTACGGCTGCTACCCTGTCATGTAA